One Alcaligenes ammonioxydans DNA segment encodes these proteins:
- the ftsA gene encoding cell division protein FtsA, protein MTRDIKDLIVALDIGTSKVVAVVAEVLPEGRFEVLGLGQHESQGMRKGVVVNIETTVNSIQRALEEAELMADCKIREVYTGIAGSHITSFNSSGMVAVKDKEVTATDVARVIETAKAVNIPTDQQVLHVLTQEFIVDSQEDIREPIGMSGLRLEVRVHIVTGAVSAAQNIVKCVRRCGLEVQDLILQPLASSLSCLTADEKELGVVLVDIGGGTTDIAIYTGGAIRHTDVIPIAGDQITSDIAAMLRTPTPDAEEIKLRFGVAKQSLAHPEEMIEVPGLGDRPNRQVKRQALGAVIEPRVEELFTFVQQSLRESGYEDLLSSGVVLTGGTAMLPGIVELAEDVFLKPVRIAVPSYEGSLADVMRNPRFSTVMGLLTEARLQSARGRKVAQQKGSVKGLVARMKEWFMN, encoded by the coding sequence AAGTGCTGCCGGAAGGCCGGTTTGAAGTGCTTGGTCTGGGCCAGCATGAATCCCAGGGCATGCGCAAAGGGGTAGTCGTCAATATCGAGACGACGGTCAATTCCATTCAGCGTGCGCTGGAAGAGGCCGAGCTGATGGCTGACTGCAAGATCCGCGAAGTCTATACCGGAATTGCGGGCAGCCACATCACCAGCTTCAACTCCAGTGGCATGGTGGCGGTAAAGGATAAGGAAGTGACCGCCACGGATGTGGCGCGTGTGATCGAAACGGCCAAGGCCGTGAATATCCCTACCGATCAGCAGGTGCTGCATGTGCTGACGCAGGAATTCATCGTGGACTCGCAAGAGGACATCCGCGAGCCTATCGGCATGAGCGGGCTGCGTCTGGAAGTGCGGGTACACATTGTGACTGGTGCCGTCAGTGCCGCCCAGAACATTGTCAAGTGCGTGCGCCGTTGCGGCCTGGAAGTGCAGGATCTGATCTTGCAGCCTTTGGCCTCCAGCCTGTCCTGCCTGACGGCCGATGAGAAAGAGCTGGGCGTAGTGCTGGTGGATATTGGCGGCGGTACGACCGATATTGCCATTTACACCGGCGGTGCCATCCGTCACACCGATGTGATCCCGATTGCCGGCGACCAGATCACCAGCGATATCGCAGCCATGCTGCGCACGCCGACGCCAGATGCGGAAGAAATCAAGTTGCGCTTTGGGGTTGCCAAGCAATCGCTGGCTCATCCCGAGGAAATGATCGAAGTGCCCGGTTTGGGTGATCGTCCCAACCGTCAGGTCAAGCGCCAGGCTTTAGGTGCCGTGATTGAGCCACGCGTCGAGGAGTTGTTCACGTTTGTGCAACAAAGCCTGCGCGAGTCGGGCTACGAAGATCTGCTGTCGTCGGGCGTGGTGCTGACTGGTGGCACGGCCATGTTGCCGGGCATTGTGGAACTGGCCGAGGACGTATTCCTGAAACCGGTGCGTATTGCGGTGCCCAGCTACGAAGGCAGCCTGGCGGATGTGATGCGCAACCCGCGCTTTTCGACGGTGATGGGCCTGTTGACGGAAGCTCGCCTGCAAAGTGCGCGTGGTCGCAAGGTGGCACAGCAAAAAGGCAGTGTCAAAGGTCTGGTGGCCCGCATGAAAGAATGGTTTATGAATTAA